One Amycolatopsis thermophila DNA segment encodes these proteins:
- a CDS encoding MFS transporter, with product MTTGNDAIVPSGREDRRAAGGPEPSSVRTPAEVRRVALAGGVGTLIEYYDYALYGYVSTIIAPLFFPGSDPVASLLAVLAVFALSYVVRPLGGIVFGWVGDRFGRRHALMVTVVGIGVANTAIGVLPTYAVAGVLAPVLLVVVRVAQGFFAGGEVGGAATVIAEAAPPGKRARYGAFTPMGTNGGFAIASAAIGIVSGVLATQQLSTWGWRVPFLLGLPLTVICYFARRMLPDIDRRVSLGKHGFPLLSALKNYPGSLLQATALGVGVQGAAYIGSTFISIYLVSNLHYPKSPVYWVTAGVTLFAVALMPFTGRLADRIGTFKVATIGLAGYAIITYPAFLLMDIGNIGLAALGYVAIMVNMAFLQVASFTLTPRLFPDEVRYTGTALATNISVVIAGGTAPYVATWLVQRTSDLRSPYYFVATTCLIGLIAIATMRKRLASEFASPGLR from the coding sequence ATGACCACCGGCAACGACGCCATCGTCCCCAGTGGACGCGAGGACCGCCGCGCCGCCGGCGGCCCGGAGCCGAGCTCCGTCCGCACCCCGGCCGAGGTCCGCCGGGTCGCCCTCGCCGGCGGCGTCGGCACCCTCATCGAGTACTACGACTACGCGCTCTACGGCTACGTCTCCACGATCATCGCGCCGTTGTTCTTCCCCGGCAGCGACCCGGTCGCGTCCCTGCTGGCCGTGCTGGCCGTGTTCGCACTGTCCTACGTGGTGCGTCCACTCGGCGGGATCGTCTTCGGCTGGGTCGGCGACCGCTTCGGGCGCCGCCACGCGCTGATGGTCACGGTCGTGGGCATCGGCGTCGCCAACACCGCGATCGGTGTCCTGCCGACCTACGCCGTGGCCGGGGTACTGGCACCGGTCCTGCTCGTGGTCGTCCGCGTCGCCCAGGGCTTCTTCGCCGGTGGTGAAGTCGGCGGTGCCGCCACCGTCATCGCCGAAGCCGCCCCGCCCGGCAAGCGGGCCCGCTACGGCGCCTTCACCCCCATGGGCACCAACGGCGGCTTCGCGATCGCCTCGGCCGCCATCGGCATCGTCTCCGGTGTGCTCGCCACCCAGCAGCTCAGCACGTGGGGCTGGCGCGTCCCGTTCCTGCTCGGCCTGCCGCTGACCGTCATCTGCTACTTCGCCCGCCGCATGCTGCCCGACATCGACCGCCGGGTCTCGCTCGGCAAGCACGGTTTCCCGCTGCTGTCGGCGCTGAAGAACTATCCCGGCTCGCTGCTGCAGGCCACCGCGCTCGGCGTCGGCGTCCAGGGCGCGGCCTACATCGGCTCGACCTTCATCAGCATCTACCTGGTCTCCAACCTGCACTACCCCAAATCCCCGGTGTACTGGGTCACCGCGGGCGTGACGCTGTTCGCCGTCGCACTGATGCCGTTCACCGGCCGCCTGGCCGACCGCATCGGCACCTTCAAGGTGGCGACCATCGGGCTCGCCGGGTACGCGATCATCACCTACCCCGCGTTCCTGCTGATGGACATCGGCAACATCGGCCTGGCCGCCCTCGGCTACGTCGCCATCATGGTGAACATGGCGTTCCTGCAGGTCGCCTCCTTCACCCTGACCCCGCGGCTGTTCCCCGACGAGGTCCGCTACACCGGAACCGCGCTGGCGACCAACATCTCCGTCGTCATCGCCGGCGGCACGGCGCCCTACGTCGCCACCTGGCTCGTCCAGCGGACCAGCGACCTGCGCTCGCCGTACTACTTCGTGGCCACGACCTGCCTGATCGGCCTGATCGCGATCGCCACCATGCGCAAGCGGCTGGCGTCGGAGTTCGCGTCGCCGGGCCTGCGATGA
- a CDS encoding NADP-dependent oxidoreductase: MQAVTARDQASGVDGLALSEIPYPHAAENDVVVRVHAAGFTPGELEWPGTWADRAGRDRAPSVPGHELSGVVVELGYGTTGLTVGQRVFGLADWTRNGTLAEYVAVEARNLAPLPADVDHVVAAALPISGLTAWQGLFDHGRLTVGQTVLVHGAAGGVGSIAVQLAREAGARVIGAGRAADRDVVLDLGAHAFLDTESAEPDVGEVDLLFDVIGGEVLERSSKLLRAGGTIVTIAAPPQRQPADGRALFFVVEPDRARLADLAARVREGRLRPVVGPVLPLSEAPGAFRPAKRTRGKTIIRVTDGD, translated from the coding sequence ATGCAAGCCGTCACCGCCCGGGACCAGGCGTCCGGGGTCGACGGGCTCGCCCTGAGCGAGATCCCGTACCCGCACGCCGCCGAGAACGACGTCGTGGTGCGCGTGCACGCCGCCGGGTTCACGCCCGGGGAGCTCGAGTGGCCGGGCACCTGGGCCGACCGGGCCGGCCGCGACCGGGCGCCCAGCGTGCCCGGTCACGAACTGTCCGGTGTGGTCGTCGAGCTGGGCTACGGCACCACGGGACTCACCGTCGGGCAGCGGGTGTTCGGGCTGGCCGACTGGACCCGCAACGGGACGCTGGCCGAGTACGTGGCCGTGGAGGCGCGCAACCTCGCGCCGCTGCCCGCCGACGTCGACCACGTCGTGGCGGCGGCGCTGCCGATCTCCGGGCTGACCGCGTGGCAGGGCCTGTTCGACCACGGCCGCCTGACGGTCGGCCAGACCGTTCTGGTGCACGGCGCGGCGGGCGGGGTCGGGTCGATCGCGGTGCAGCTCGCCCGCGAGGCCGGCGCCCGGGTGATCGGTGCCGGCCGGGCGGCCGACCGCGACGTCGTCCTGGACCTCGGCGCGCACGCGTTCCTGGACACCGAGTCGGCCGAACCGGACGTGGGCGAGGTCGACCTGCTCTTCGACGTCATCGGTGGCGAGGTCCTGGAGCGCTCGTCGAAGCTGCTGCGCGCGGGCGGCACGATCGTCACGATCGCGGCGCCGCCGCAGCGGCAGCCTGCGGACGGGCGGGCGCTGTTCTTCGTGGTCGAACCCGACCGCGCGCGGCTCGCGGACCTGGCCGCACGGGTCCGCGAGGGACGGCTGCGCCCGGTCGTCGGGCCGGTGCTCCCGCTGTCCGAGGCGCCCGGCGCCTTCCGCCCCGCCAAGCGCACCCGCGGCAAGACGATCATCCGCGTCACCGACGGCGACTAG
- a CDS encoding amidohydrolase family protein — MIIDCHGHYTTAPPALAAWRDQQIAALDGTGAAPARADLRISDDDLRETIEPNQLRLMDERGIDLTIFSPRASFMAHHVGGFETSAEWAAICNELCYRVSRLYPERFVPAAMLPQSPGVDPATCIPELTRCVEEYGAVALNLNPDPSGGHWTAPPLTDRSWYPIYEKMVEYDIPAMVHVSTSVNPAFHTTGAHYLNADTTAFMQLVQGDLFRDFPQLRLIIPHGGGAVPYHWGRFRGLAMALGKPELDEHVLNNVFFDTCVYHQPGSDLLFDVIPARNILFASEMIGAVRSVDPRTGHHFDDTRRYAENAKLSEEDWAAIRENNARSVYPRLDALLRSQGR, encoded by the coding sequence GTGATCATCGACTGCCACGGCCACTACACGACCGCCCCGCCCGCCCTCGCGGCGTGGCGCGATCAGCAGATCGCCGCGCTGGACGGGACCGGCGCCGCACCCGCGCGGGCGGACCTGCGCATCAGCGACGACGACCTGCGCGAGACGATCGAGCCCAACCAGCTGCGGCTGATGGACGAACGCGGCATCGACCTGACGATCTTCTCGCCCCGCGCGTCGTTCATGGCCCACCACGTCGGCGGCTTCGAGACCTCCGCCGAGTGGGCCGCCATCTGCAACGAGCTGTGCTACCGCGTCAGCAGGCTCTACCCGGAGCGGTTCGTCCCGGCCGCGATGCTCCCGCAGTCACCCGGCGTCGACCCCGCCACCTGCATCCCCGAGCTCACCCGCTGCGTCGAGGAGTACGGCGCCGTCGCGCTGAACCTCAACCCCGACCCCAGCGGCGGGCACTGGACGGCCCCGCCGCTGACCGACCGCTCGTGGTACCCGATCTACGAGAAGATGGTCGAATACGACATCCCGGCCATGGTGCACGTCAGCACGAGCGTGAACCCCGCGTTCCACACCACCGGGGCGCACTACCTCAACGCCGACACGACCGCGTTCATGCAGCTCGTGCAGGGCGACCTGTTCCGCGACTTCCCGCAGTTGCGGCTGATCATCCCGCACGGCGGCGGCGCGGTGCCCTACCACTGGGGCCGGTTCCGCGGCCTGGCGATGGCGCTGGGCAAGCCCGAGCTGGACGAGCACGTCCTGAACAACGTCTTCTTCGACACCTGCGTCTACCACCAGCCCGGTTCGGACCTGCTCTTCGACGTCATCCCGGCCCGCAACATCCTGTTCGCCTCGGAGATGATCGGCGCCGTCCGCAGCGTCGACCCGCGCACCGGCCACCACTTCGACGACACCCGCCGCTACGCCGAGAACGCGAAGCTGTCCGAAGAGGACTGGGCCGCGATCCGGGAGAACAACGCCCGCAGCGTCTACCCGCGTCTGGACGCCCTGCTGCGGAGCCAGGGCCGGTGA
- a CDS encoding MFS transporter has product MQHANALNRLNRLPVGRFHKMTLFAVAFAYFFEFADINSFATTAPKLIKLWGVTVSQVAYVTSLSFVGMFFGSIVASTIADRWGRKNALMLTTVWFGVFSFAAVFSWDVVSLGVFRVLTSAGLSAMTVVAVIYVNELYPAASRGKYQAYAIVIGICGTPVTNLIASLVVPLNDWSWRLVYLWGALGILLVAFTRHLKESPRWYESRGEHAKADAVLREIEAQVEAEKGPLPEPAPPVEEAPVAKAPLRLLLRKKYLLPTLLLTVLWVTQTIGFFGYSSWAPTLLAKEGFSVEKSVFYVALTTVGAPLGSYLAALVTDRFERKWCLVAFGTVIALCGLFYGLTFNPVLIVVFGFLVNLFERGYTALGYAYSPELFDTRGRSLGTGVSYGLGRLSNAAGPLIVSALYTGSGYQSVFLFIAGTWLVGAVVLAIFGPRTRQGRAAARVTEPAGG; this is encoded by the coding sequence ATGCAGCACGCCAACGCGCTGAACCGGCTCAACCGCCTGCCGGTCGGCCGGTTCCACAAGATGACCCTGTTCGCGGTCGCGTTCGCCTACTTCTTCGAGTTCGCGGACATCAACAGCTTCGCCACCACCGCGCCCAAGCTGATCAAGCTGTGGGGCGTGACGGTCAGCCAGGTCGCCTACGTGACCTCGCTGTCGTTCGTCGGGATGTTCTTCGGCTCGATCGTCGCGAGCACGATCGCCGACCGGTGGGGCCGCAAGAACGCGCTGATGCTGACCACCGTGTGGTTCGGCGTGTTCTCCTTCGCCGCGGTGTTCTCGTGGGACGTGGTGTCGCTGGGCGTGTTCCGCGTCCTGACCTCGGCGGGCCTGTCCGCGATGACGGTCGTCGCGGTCATCTACGTCAACGAGCTGTACCCGGCGGCCAGCCGCGGCAAGTACCAGGCCTACGCGATCGTGATCGGCATCTGCGGCACGCCGGTGACCAACCTGATCGCGAGCCTCGTGGTGCCGCTCAACGACTGGTCGTGGCGCCTGGTGTACCTGTGGGGTGCGCTCGGGATCCTGCTCGTGGCGTTCACCCGGCACCTGAAGGAGTCGCCGCGCTGGTACGAAAGCCGCGGCGAGCACGCCAAGGCCGACGCGGTCCTGCGGGAGATCGAGGCGCAGGTCGAGGCGGAGAAGGGCCCGCTGCCCGAACCGGCGCCGCCGGTCGAGGAGGCCCCGGTGGCCAAGGCGCCGCTGCGGCTGTTGCTGCGCAAGAAGTACCTGCTGCCGACCCTGCTGCTGACGGTGCTGTGGGTGACGCAGACGATCGGGTTCTTCGGGTACTCGAGCTGGGCGCCGACGCTGCTGGCCAAGGAGGGCTTCAGCGTCGAGAAGTCGGTGTTCTACGTCGCGCTCACCACCGTCGGCGCGCCGCTGGGGTCGTACCTGGCCGCCCTGGTCACCGACCGGTTCGAGCGCAAGTGGTGCCTGGTCGCGTTCGGCACGGTCATCGCGCTGTGCGGGCTGTTCTACGGGCTGACCTTCAACCCCGTGCTGATCGTGGTGTTCGGGTTCCTGGTGAACCTGTTCGAGCGCGGCTACACCGCACTCGGGTACGCCTACTCACCGGAGCTGTTCGACACCCGCGGCCGGTCCCTGGGCACCGGCGTCTCCTACGGGCTGGGCCGCCTGTCGAACGCGGCCGGACCGCTGATCGTGTCCGCGCTCTACACCGGTAGCGGGTACCAGAGCGTGTTCCTGTTCATCGCGGGCACGTGGCTGGTCGGCGCGGTGGTGCTGGCGATCTTCGGCCCGCGGACCCGTCAGGGGAGGGCCGCCGCGCGCGTCACGGAGCCGGCCGGCGGGTGA
- a CDS encoding four-carbon acid sugar kinase family protein produces the protein MTVNSWPAVRPVPAADVRAALAGARRVVFLDDDPTGTQTVRDLPVLTRWAVDDVRWALRQGTAGFFVLTNTRSLAPQDAAARDREVVEACLTAAERDGIRLAFASRSDSTLRGHFPLETDVIGELLAEHGGAMDGVVLAPAFTDAGRVTIGGVHYLRSGDELLPVADSEFARDATFGFAASRLADWVAEKSGGRIPASEVVELTLRDLRGGSTDSLRDRLTGLSGGRVVVLDTAEDDDLRAGVLAILAAEDAGKSLVYRVGPSFVRARTGQDTPPPIEDDALAALVGRDAHGLVVVGSHVGLTSRQLTKLGERREFVHVELDVPAILEHPAEHIDAAATRAAAALERSLVVLSTSRTLVTGADETESLDIARRVSAALTETARRAVARRRPAFVVGKGGITSSDVATGSLGIRRAWVRGSMLPGIVSLWEPVSGPAQGLPYVVFAGNVGDENSLADVVDRLEAV, from the coding sequence ATGACCGTGAACTCGTGGCCCGCGGTCCGCCCGGTGCCGGCCGCCGACGTGCGCGCGGCCCTCGCCGGCGCGCGCCGCGTGGTGTTCCTGGACGACGACCCGACCGGTACGCAGACCGTGCGCGATCTGCCGGTGCTGACCCGGTGGGCCGTCGACGACGTCCGCTGGGCGCTGCGGCAGGGCACCGCCGGGTTCTTCGTGCTCACCAACACCCGCAGCCTCGCGCCGCAGGACGCCGCGGCACGGGACCGCGAGGTCGTCGAGGCGTGCCTGACCGCCGCCGAACGGGACGGGATCCGGCTCGCGTTCGCCAGCCGGAGCGACTCCACGCTGCGCGGTCACTTCCCGCTCGAGACCGACGTCATCGGCGAGCTGCTGGCCGAGCACGGCGGCGCGATGGACGGTGTCGTCCTCGCGCCGGCGTTCACCGACGCCGGCCGCGTCACCATCGGCGGGGTGCACTACCTCCGGTCCGGCGACGAGCTGCTCCCGGTCGCCGACAGCGAGTTCGCGCGGGACGCGACCTTCGGCTTCGCCGCGTCCCGGCTGGCGGACTGGGTGGCCGAGAAGAGCGGCGGCCGCATCCCGGCGAGCGAGGTCGTCGAACTGACCCTCCGCGACCTCCGCGGCGGCAGCACGGACAGCCTGCGTGACCGGCTGACCGGGCTGAGCGGGGGCCGGGTCGTCGTCCTCGACACCGCCGAGGACGACGACCTCCGCGCCGGCGTGCTCGCGATCCTCGCCGCGGAGGACGCGGGCAAGTCCCTGGTGTACCGGGTCGGCCCGTCGTTCGTGCGAGCCCGCACCGGCCAGGACACGCCGCCGCCGATCGAGGACGACGCCCTCGCCGCGCTGGTCGGGCGGGACGCGCACGGGCTCGTCGTGGTCGGGTCCCACGTGGGGCTGACCAGCAGGCAGCTCACGAAGCTCGGTGAACGCCGGGAGTTCGTCCACGTCGAACTCGACGTCCCGGCGATCCTCGAGCACCCGGCCGAGCACATCGACGCCGCGGCCACCCGCGCGGCGGCGGCGCTCGAGCGCAGCCTGGTCGTGCTCAGCACGTCCCGGACCCTGGTCACCGGCGCCGACGAAACCGAGAGCCTGGACATCGCACGCCGCGTCAGCGCGGCGCTGACCGAGACGGCCCGGCGGGCCGTCGCGCGACGGCGTCCCGCGTTCGTCGTCGGCAAGGGCGGCATCACCTCCTCGGATGTGGCGACCGGGTCGCTGGGCATCCGGCGGGCCTGGGTCCGCGGCTCGATGCTGCCGGGGATCGTGTCGCTCTGGGAGCCGGTTTCCGGTCCCGCGCAAGGGCTTCCCTACGTCGTCTTCGCCGGCAACGTCGGCGACGAGAACTCACTGGCGGATGTCGTCGACCGGTTGGAGGCGGTGTGA
- a CDS encoding amidohydrolase family protein, which produces MTAPKTPGWLDWYAGPSTPRFRLPAGTVDAHCHVFGPQAEFPFAPERKYTPCDASKDQLFALRDHLGVARNVIVQATCHGADNSAMLDAVRAAEGRARGVATVRPDIGDAELRALDDAGVRGVRFNFVRRLVDAAPHEALSTIAKKIAPLGWHVVLYFEAADLPELEGFFESLPTPLVIDHMGRPDVTRPAEGPEFSRFLDFVAANDVWVKVSCPERLSVSGPPALDGERHAYTDVVPFARRVVTEFPGRVLWGTDWPHPNLTDHMPDDGLLVDYVPQIAETAELQRKLLVDNPMRLYWPGETA; this is translated from the coding sequence GTGACCGCACCCAAGACGCCGGGCTGGCTCGACTGGTACGCCGGCCCGTCCACGCCGCGGTTCCGGCTGCCCGCCGGCACCGTCGACGCGCACTGCCACGTCTTCGGCCCGCAGGCGGAGTTCCCGTTCGCCCCGGAACGCAAGTACACGCCCTGCGACGCGAGCAAGGACCAGCTGTTCGCCCTGCGCGACCACCTCGGCGTCGCCCGCAACGTCATCGTGCAGGCCACCTGCCACGGCGCCGACAACTCGGCGATGCTCGACGCCGTCCGGGCCGCCGAGGGCCGGGCGCGCGGCGTCGCGACCGTCCGGCCGGACATCGGTGACGCCGAACTCCGCGCGCTCGACGACGCGGGTGTGCGGGGCGTGCGGTTCAACTTCGTGCGACGGCTCGTCGACGCCGCCCCGCACGAGGCCCTGAGCACGATCGCCAAGAAGATCGCACCCCTGGGCTGGCACGTCGTCCTCTACTTCGAGGCCGCCGACCTGCCCGAGCTGGAAGGCTTCTTCGAGTCCCTGCCCACGCCGCTGGTGATCGACCACATGGGACGCCCGGACGTGACCCGGCCCGCGGAGGGCCCGGAGTTCAGCCGGTTCCTGGACTTCGTGGCAGCCAACGACGTCTGGGTGAAGGTGAGCTGTCCCGAGCGGCTCAGCGTGTCCGGCCCGCCCGCCCTGGACGGCGAACGCCACGCCTACACCGACGTGGTGCCCTTCGCCCGGCGCGTGGTGACCGAGTTCCCCGGCCGGGTGCTGTGGGGGACGGACTGGCCGCACCCCAACCTGACCGATCACATGCCCGACGACGGGTTGCTCGTCGACTACGTGCCGCAGATCGCCGAAACCGCCGAACTGCAGCGGAAACTGCTCGTCGACAACCCGATGCGCCTGTACTGGCCCGGCGAAACCGCCTGA
- a CDS encoding TetR/AcrR family transcriptional regulator codes for MARAREGTGAGNPRPGGRPRDAALDEAIILATRARLVRDGYSQMAIGDIAADAKVSRPTVYRRWENKFDLVVDALDYGFRKQRDMYTLDLSELEPREALIEAVRRLDPAYYNPDAMVLMGNFAGEALRTPELLEILRRHAVEPRVSLLERVLGELQERGAVRDDIDTYTIATMCFGSYFGAFYRGDDSEDTPEAVVAVLWPAIAADPPGGARRQR; via the coding sequence ATGGCCCGAGCACGCGAAGGAACGGGCGCCGGGAACCCGCGTCCCGGAGGCCGCCCCCGGGACGCCGCGCTGGACGAGGCGATCATCCTGGCCACGAGGGCCCGCCTGGTGCGCGACGGCTACTCGCAGATGGCCATCGGCGACATCGCCGCCGACGCGAAGGTCAGCCGCCCCACCGTGTACCGGCGCTGGGAGAACAAGTTCGACCTCGTGGTCGACGCCCTCGACTACGGGTTCCGCAAGCAGCGGGACATGTACACGCTCGACCTGAGCGAGCTGGAGCCGCGGGAGGCGCTGATCGAGGCCGTGCGCCGCCTCGATCCCGCGTACTACAACCCCGACGCGATGGTGCTCATGGGCAACTTCGCCGGGGAGGCGCTGCGCACGCCGGAGCTGCTCGAGATCCTGCGCAGGCACGCCGTCGAGCCGCGGGTGTCCCTCCTGGAACGGGTGCTCGGCGAGTTGCAGGAGCGCGGCGCGGTCCGCGACGACATCGACACGTACACGATCGCGACGATGTGCTTCGGCAGCTACTTCGGCGCGTTCTACCGGGGCGACGACTCGGAGGACACGCCCGAGGCGGTGGTGGCGGTCCTGTGGCCGGCCATCGCCGCCGACCCGCCCGGAGGGGCCCGGCGCCAGCGCTGA
- a CDS encoding class II fructose-bisphosphate aldolase, whose translation MRAALDEVVARRVNAGAAVPAFTCYGAGTALAVVGAAESLRLPVILLVAPSSAAAGGGPRLISTLRHIADDARVPVCVQLDHAKDEALIRQGIEAGADAVLADGSHLSPEDNAAFVRRVRASADVVVEAELGSVPGAEDRAAVQETDLAGKTDPATVGAFLDASGAQLLACGVGNVHGRYRGTPRIDWPLLARIRQEAGAVPLVLHGASGIPAADLRAAAAAGVGKVNVNTELRTAMLAAAEENLGRCRAAGEDMLSLTGAVTAAAEAVVREVLTTLAGAAAVPT comes from the coding sequence ATGAGGGCGGCACTCGACGAGGTCGTGGCGCGGCGGGTGAACGCGGGCGCGGCGGTTCCGGCGTTCACCTGCTACGGCGCCGGCACCGCGCTGGCGGTCGTCGGCGCGGCCGAATCCCTGCGGCTGCCGGTCATCCTGCTCGTGGCGCCCTCCTCGGCCGCCGCCGGCGGCGGACCGAGGTTGATCTCCACGCTGCGGCACATCGCCGACGACGCCCGCGTACCGGTCTGCGTCCAGCTGGACCACGCGAAGGACGAGGCGTTGATCCGGCAGGGGATCGAGGCCGGGGCGGACGCCGTGCTGGCGGATGGATCGCACCTGTCCCCGGAGGACAACGCCGCCTTCGTCCGGCGCGTCCGGGCGTCCGCCGACGTGGTGGTGGAAGCCGAACTGGGCAGCGTGCCCGGAGCCGAGGACCGCGCCGCGGTGCAGGAGACCGACCTGGCCGGGAAGACCGACCCGGCGACGGTCGGAGCATTCCTGGACGCGTCCGGTGCGCAGCTCCTCGCCTGCGGGGTGGGCAACGTCCACGGCCGCTACCGCGGAACTCCGCGCATCGACTGGCCTCTGCTCGCCCGCATCAGGCAGGAGGCGGGCGCGGTGCCCCTGGTGCTGCACGGGGCGTCCGGCATCCCCGCCGCCGACCTGCGGGCGGCGGCCGCCGCGGGGGTCGGGAAGGTCAACGTCAACACCGAACTGCGCACCGCGATGCTGGCGGCGGCGGAGGAGAACCTCGGCCGGTGCCGCGCAGCGGGCGAGGACATGCTGTCCTTGACCGGGGCCGTGACCGCCGCCGCCGAGGCCGTGGTGCGGGAGGTGCTCACCACCCTGGCGGGCGCGGCTGCCGTGCCGACCTGA
- a CDS encoding VOC family protein — translation MGSVKQFQVTFDCAEPERVARFWCEVLGYVVPPPPDGFATWDEFNRSLPPEQQGAAFACVDPTGVGPRLYFQRVPEGKVVKNRVHLDVRAGTGLVGEERLAALQVERERLEALGATCVQVLVADEHNESCIAMQDVEGNEFCLD, via the coding sequence ATGGGGTCGGTCAAGCAGTTCCAGGTCACGTTCGACTGCGCGGAGCCGGAGCGGGTCGCCCGGTTCTGGTGCGAGGTGCTGGGGTACGTCGTGCCACCACCGCCGGACGGGTTCGCCACGTGGGACGAGTTCAACCGCTCGCTGCCGCCCGAGCAGCAGGGTGCGGCGTTCGCCTGCGTCGACCCGACGGGTGTGGGCCCGCGGCTGTACTTCCAGCGCGTTCCGGAAGGCAAGGTCGTCAAGAACCGGGTGCACCTCGACGTGCGGGCCGGCACCGGGCTCGTGGGGGAGGAGCGCCTTGCCGCGCTCCAGGTCGAGCGCGAACGGCTGGAAGCGCTCGGGGCGACTTGCGTGCAGGTGCTGGTCGCCGACGAGCACAACGAGTCGTGCATCGCGATGCAGGACGTCGAGGGCAACGAGTTCTGCCTCGACTGA
- the denD gene encoding D-erythronate dehydrogenase has translation MSTRIVITGGAGFLGSLLARRLLEQPAGLGGADPAEVGELILLDLVAPRDDLAADPRVRPLAGPLEDTLRELGEVDGIFHLAGVVSGAAEADFDLGMRTNVDGTRALLEYARGLATPPVLVFSSSLAVFGNDPALPPLGTVDDDTLPRPQSSYGIQKFIGEQLVADYTRKGFVRGRSVRLMTVSVRPGKPNAAASSFLSGIIREPLAGERAVCPVPPDTPIALSSPRRTLEGLLRAAEVDDATWGSRTAMNLPALTTTPREMAEALDRVAGAGTSELIDWTDDPAVGAIVRSWPAEFRTPRAHALGLTAEKSFDDVVRAYLIDNPGARP, from the coding sequence GTGAGCACGCGAATCGTCATCACCGGGGGCGCCGGTTTCCTCGGGTCCCTGCTGGCGCGGCGGCTGCTGGAGCAGCCGGCCGGCCTCGGCGGCGCCGACCCGGCCGAGGTGGGCGAGCTGATCCTGCTCGACCTCGTGGCTCCCCGCGACGACCTGGCCGCGGACCCGCGGGTGCGGCCGCTCGCCGGCCCCCTGGAGGACACCCTGCGCGAACTGGGCGAGGTGGACGGGATCTTCCACCTGGCCGGCGTCGTCAGCGGCGCCGCCGAGGCCGACTTCGACCTCGGGATGCGCACCAACGTCGACGGCACCCGCGCCCTGCTGGAGTACGCGCGCGGCCTGGCGACCCCGCCGGTCCTGGTGTTCTCCAGCTCGCTCGCGGTGTTCGGCAACGACCCGGCGCTGCCGCCGCTCGGTACCGTGGACGACGACACGCTGCCGCGGCCCCAGTCCAGCTACGGCATCCAGAAGTTCATCGGCGAACAGCTCGTGGCCGACTACACCCGCAAGGGGTTCGTCCGCGGCCGGTCCGTGCGGCTGATGACGGTGTCCGTGCGTCCCGGGAAGCCCAACGCGGCCGCGTCGAGCTTCCTGTCCGGCATCATCCGTGAACCGCTGGCGGGGGAGCGCGCGGTCTGCCCGGTGCCGCCGGACACGCCGATCGCGCTGTCCTCACCCCGCCGCACGCTGGAGGGCCTCCTGCGCGCGGCCGAAGTGGACGACGCCACCTGGGGCAGCCGCACGGCGATGAACCTGCCCGCACTCACCACCACTCCCCGCGAAATGGCCGAGGCGCTCGACCGCGTCGCGGGGGCGGGAACCAGCGAGCTGATCGACTGGACGGACGACCCCGCCGTCGGCGCGATCGTGCGGAGCTGGCCCGCCGAGTTCCGCACTCCCCGAGCGCACGCCCTCGGCCTGACCGCCGAGAAGTCCTTCGACGACGTCGTGCGCGCCTACCTCATCGACAACCCGGGAGCCCGACCATGA
- a CDS encoding HD domain-containing protein has translation MRLADVVLPDSAVCSAAVDVAETYASPALLNHSFRSYTWAAAYGTAQGLAFDPELLFVAALLHDIGLVAEFDSHTVPFEVAGGSVAWVFAAGAGWSRDRRRRVSEVVVRHMGTEVDPAQDPEGFLLARATGVDITGRNVDDFPAGFRAEVLQRYPRLGLVEEFVRCFEDQAKRKPDSSAAAAIGNDLAARMARNPLERPE, from the coding sequence ATGCGGCTCGCTGATGTTGTCCTTCCCGACAGTGCGGTGTGTTCCGCGGCGGTCGACGTGGCGGAGACCTACGCCTCGCCGGCCCTGCTGAACCACTCGTTCCGCTCCTACACCTGGGCGGCGGCCTACGGCACCGCACAGGGCCTCGCGTTCGACCCGGAGCTGCTGTTCGTCGCGGCCCTGCTGCACGACATCGGCCTGGTCGCCGAATTCGACAGCCACACCGTGCCGTTCGAGGTCGCCGGCGGCAGCGTGGCGTGGGTGTTCGCGGCGGGGGCCGGCTGGTCCCGGGACCGGCGGCGACGCGTGTCGGAGGTGGTCGTCCGGCACATGGGGACCGAGGTGGACCCGGCGCAGGACCCGGAGGGCTTCCTCCTGGCCCGCGCCACCGGGGTGGACATCACCGGCCGGAACGTGGACGACTTCCCGGCCGGGTTCCGCGCCGAGGTGCTGCAGCGGTACCCGAGGCTGGGCCTGGTCGAGGAGTTCGTGCGGTGCTTCGAGGACCAGGCCAAGCGCAAGCCGGACAGTTCGGCCGCCGCCGCGATCGGCAACGACCTCGCCGCCCGGATGGCCCGCAACCCCCTGGAGCGGCCCGAATAG